AGAACTGCTGTGAATACAGGAATGGTGAATCTGGGGTTTGAGGtcaaatatcatttttttctttaattttagacaatgtttttgttttattgaagaaCACTTACACCCACAAAGGTAATCTCAATAAATCCCTAACACTGTCAAATACTCGCACTGTGATTTATTTGCGTGTTTATTTCGGCATTAGGATTATTGTGGGCttcagcgccatctagtggcaaTTATTAGTAATTGcagaaatacttaaaaaaaaaaaaaaaaatagatggctTAGATTGTTGTCATACTGGTAACGTTTCACAGGAAGACAGTCTTCACTGTCTCTTCAGAGGTTGTGTAACACAGGCCTGTGTGTGGAACACATTACACagctacaaacacacacacgctgcaggcttctttaaaagacattttattgCTGTATCCCTTCATAAATAATCTCTTAGCAGCAGATATGTTATGAGACACTGAACAAAAAAGATAATCAGTCACATTGATCCTGGATAAATGCAATTCTAACCCTCAACGATATCTAAAAAATCTTAAATGGCTGTTTATTCGATTGCATccagaaataaaataacttgtttaagaATTGAATACCTTGAACAAAAACGAGAACAAATCTtcaacattacattaaaaaaaagatatatctaaAATGGTTGTTTGACTGCATTAGAATAGAAacattatacatatattatttattaaatatacttgagaattttttttataaataaaacattaatattccAGTACAGTAACAAAGAGGCTACCAGAATTAAAATAACTTAGTGGAAAACTTGAAGTGAGATATACTTGAACAGAAACAACACACAAATTTACCCTgaataaaaatgcaaaagaaaacaaattcaattaaaattggACAAGAGCAAGCTTTGCCTGTttataataaccaaaaaaaaaaaatattacagtacagaaacACAGAAAATCTAATTCAAATGGAAACACTTATTTTAACTTATTTCCCGTTTGGCTAATTCCTTGCTGGTGACCTTTGTGCCCGCAGGGTCAGAAAATAAGTTTTGTGGCAAACATCTGCCTCTGCAGAGTTTGTTTATGGCTGTCTGCTGATAAAATGAATTCGAACGGCAACTAATCTAAAGTCGGATTGACAAAGAACAAGATATCGCAGCATAataaacaagttttgtttttgttcccatcctgataaaaatacaaacatctaGCAAGACTTTAGACAAATTCATGTTAAAGCTACAGATACTGCAAGAATGagtaacaaaaacatgttttattttaaccacTAATTACAAAAAGGCCTAATTAAATTGTTCAAATTGAATAGCATATATTCTACACAGCTTAACACAAGCTAAACTCGTTAATATCGTAGAAATATCGTTCCCGCCTGTGACACACAAAACGCAGAGGCGTGGTGTTGCGTTTATGGCTGGTAAACATTTCTAGAATAATGACCTGATTTTATTTTTCCGCAGTCTTTTTGAGACAGCATTATTACGCACCGTAGAAATCCCTGTGCTTGAAAGGGTTGTGTTTTTTCCCCCGCTGGATCCAAACCCTTCCTCATTGGGCGTGTGCAGATGGTGTCCCTAGTTGCTACAGCTGAATGGGCACTGAACACACGTCCACTTTGACGGGCATGGTGGCAATTGAGAAGCGCACCCACAGCAATAGGGTAGTGTGTTATCTagatgtggggaagctataaaaaaggctaacaagatgctcggatacattgtgaaaagtgttgaatttaaatcaagggaagtaatgttaaaactgtacaatgcactagtaagacctcatcttgaatattgtgtgcagttctggtcacctcgctataaaaaaaagatattgctgctctagaaagagtgcaaagaagagcgaccagaattattccgggcttaaaaggcatgtcatatgaagacaggctaaaagaattgaatctgttcagtcttgaacaaagaagactacgtggtgacctaattcaagcattcaaaattctaaaaggtattgacagtgtcgacccaagggactttttcagcctgaaaaaagaaacaaggaccaggggtcacaaatggagtttagaaaaaggggcattcagaacagaaaataggagacacttttttacacagagaattgtgagggtctggaatcaactctccagtaatgttgttgaagctgacaccctgggatccttcaagaagctgcttgatgagattttgggatcaataagctactaacaaccaaacgagcaagatgggccgaatggcctcctctcatttgtaaactttcttatgttcttatgttcttatgagaacGTAATGCCCACCTGAGGGCTGAGATGCCACAGAGGCATCTCGCTTCCCGGCTGAGAAGCGAGTGTGAGGAGAGAGCAGCTATGCGAGGTAGAGTTGGAATTGCTTTGTTTGACGGCTCGCGCTGGCTGGGGTCGCTCTGTTGTTGGTGTTAATGAGCTCCTGTTTCCTGTTTAACAGGCAAACATCgactggatgagcccattgaaacTATTCCTTACCAGCAGCGGGTCCAGATAAACTGCGTACCTGCATTAAAAAATACGAAACACGCActcaatttaaattgaatgcgtACGAACACATATACACGTTTTGATGCACAGCTTGCCTGCCTCCCCtcaaacttccactaacaactacatctccgataaaaaccaacccaacaaacatgatccaatctctggctagccctgttgtctttgcagccaaatCAAAGTAAATACAGCTGCAAATGCAACTGGAACCACTAAGAgaggcaactgctaaaaaaaaaaggagcctATAATACTAAACTAAccgttttataacttattaatgcatttccttattttatttatatatacggCTTTATATTGGAAGTTTAACATGTACACGGAGTTTaagaattgaatgttaaaatacaaCGTAATTGATTTGCAGAGACAGGTGTGAAACCTCATAaaatggaaggtttttttttttttttttttttttttttaatgcctaccccattaatACTAAAGATTGTACAGCATTTATCAAAATTATTAATGTCTTCAAGGTAGTTATATTTTACCCCCAAAAATACATTTGCTTCACAGTGTTCAAattatgttatatatacacacacacacacacacacacacacacagagaaacacaaggAATATAAAACAACTTCACTGCCCAGTTCTCAGCTgtgctaaataaaaatgcaacatccATTCCATGTGAAGTACCACACAACAGTGCTGTACAGCAGTGCATTGCACAACAGTGTTCTAGGCTGAAACGGGACTGTTCAGAAGAGGACAGGAGCTTATGACGTTTGGAGAAACTTAAGACTGGTGGAACTTCAAGGGAGCAATTGTGTTCTATGAGCTATTTAATTTCTTCGGCTTCTAAGCCATGTAGTGGCATTTATTAGTcattgtacatatttatatatttatagtgtgCAAGTGTTTTAAATGGATGGATTTGATTGGTAATGATTTACAGGAAGGCATTGAACGCGGTATCAGGGTGTGTTGAGCCGTGCAGGGGAGCGGcctgtctgttttaaaaacacgAGCACACAGTGCCATTCTAGACATGCTGGATGGCCTTTCCCTCATGAAAACACACCCCGTAGCGCAAGTCAACTTTTGGAGCCTTCTCACTGTTCTTGTTTACTACAACtattggaaataaaacaaactgtccaACCAGTTTTTACAAGTGAACATTTCTAAGTGCACTATTTAAGTGGATCACAACAGCAGAAgttaaagattttcttttttttttttttttacttatagataaacaggtgttgatgctgcttcgttttaacatgttttaaaatagcagCCGAATTGAGGCTTGCATCATacacaggggtgcaaatttggcgaTTTGCGCCAGGGTGCCTCGTCGCAGCAGCAACGTTAAATCGTGGCGCTGTAGAtatgttgaattttttttattttttattttttaaactctttgAAGAGCAGGCGGTGTTGATAATTTAGCAGCAGTCGGCTCTCTGCTGCAAAACTTACAAGACAATTTAGCTGCAAATATCAAAACTGTCTGCAGCCCTGATAAAGAGGCTACAGTTCAGTACACCCAGCTGACAATTTCTCCATCTCCATCTGCTGTGATGGACGGCTCCGAGCATTGTTGGAGTTCCAGCAATGACAACGTGCACATTTCATATTCTGCCAGAAGTTAGAACAGCCTCTTCTCATTTTATAAATGATGAATCCAATGGGACCCAACCCAAGTATACCTAAAACCCACAAGTAGACCACATAGTCTGGCGCTGTTGTGGGTTTAGCTGGAACATACAGTGCTGTTGTGTTGTCAGCTGGTACCACTGACAACTCAGTCTGGCCTGACTGAAACCTCCCAGATATAGAAACTGAGCAGCTGTAATTTCCAGAGTCTCCCATCCTGACTCTCCTCAGCAGCAGTGAAGCGTTCCCGCGCTGCAGCTCAGAATCAAACAGGCTGGTCCTGCTCACATACTGAAGGGGCTGATCGGCAAGCCGGTCCCTGTTGTCATGGTACCTGTGAACGATGTCATGTGTTTCTGCTCTTCTCCAGATCACACCTGACTGCTCATCCCTGCCTCCAGCTGTGTGGTTGAAGGTGCAGCTCAGGATACAGTCCTGCCCCTCAGTACACTTCACTGAGCTCGGGACTGTCACAAACTCACTGCCGCTGACCCTGCCAGCAGCCAGTATGAGGATTGCCAATACCCcggtaacagcagcagcagcagggccagAGAAGCACACTCTCCTCCTTAACTGGATCCTGGACTCGGTCCTTCTCTTCAAATAGAGCCTGAACAGGAGAAGAGCAAACAgttcagaaacacagagagagagacacacacacgc
The Polyodon spathula isolate WHYD16114869_AA chromosome 50, ASM1765450v1, whole genome shotgun sequence DNA segment above includes these coding regions:
- the LOC121306763 gene encoding CD276 antigen-like isoform X2 — its product is MGSVKTRGEMQTERAKRMDSAGEEASLNSPELPWNQLYLKRRTESRIQLRRRVCFSGPAAAAVTGVLAILILAAGRVSGSEFVTVPSSVKCTEGQDCILSCTFNHTAGGRDEQSGVIWRRAETHDIVHRYHDNRDRLADQPLQYVSRTSLFDSELQRGNASLLLRRVRMGDSGNYSCSVSISGRFQSGQTELSVVPADNTTALYVPAKPTTAPDYVVYLWVLGILGLGPIGFIIYKMRRGCSNFWQNMKCARCHCWNSNNARSRPSQQMEMEKLSAGCTEL
- the LOC121306763 gene encoding CD276 antigen-like isoform X3, translating into MQTERAKRMDSAGEEASLNSPELPWNQLYLKRRTESRIQLRRRVCFSGPAAAAVTGVLAILILAAGRVSGSEFVTVPSSVKCTEGQDCILSCTFNHTAGGRDEQSGVIWRRAETHDIVHRYHDNRDRLADQPLQYVSRTSLFDSELQRGNASLLLRRVRMGDSGNYSCSVSISGRFQSGQTELSVVPADNTTALYVPAKPTTAPDYVVYLWVLGILGLGPIGFIIYKMRRGCSNFWQNMKCARCHCWNSNNARSRPSQQMEMEKLSAGCTEL
- the LOC121306763 gene encoding CD276 antigen-like isoform X1, coding for MNLRFLLFVGTEMQTERAKRMDSAGEEASLNSPELPWNQLYLKRRTESRIQLRRRVCFSGPAAAAVTGVLAILILAAGRVSGSEFVTVPSSVKCTEGQDCILSCTFNHTAGGRDEQSGVIWRRAETHDIVHRYHDNRDRLADQPLQYVSRTSLFDSELQRGNASLLLRRVRMGDSGNYSCSVSISGRFQSGQTELSVVPADNTTALYVPAKPTTAPDYVVYLWVLGILGLGPIGFIIYKMRRGCSNFWQNMKCARCHCWNSNNARSRPSQQMEMEKLSAGCTEL